A genomic window from Periweissella cryptocerci includes:
- a CDS encoding MDR family MFS transporter produces MQQTLTKNETPLRWLLIAGFVNSFALSFVWPLTTIYLHDDLHKSLIMIGNILLVNSFAAVFGNLLGGRLFDKFSPYHLFIASIIGMMLTQLTLVFFHGWPAYPILLIAQGFFSGLISTMINSYGTNVKQRDGRYVFNMLYFTSNFGMVFGTLVVGYLFKINVALLFLLAFVVYVGLLFLATKQFNIKIERTTTVRNKKDVKVPRVNAIIIYTFLASLVVIWIMYAQWLGNLSVYMTSLGFSMSQYSVLWSINGVLIAAVQLILNFTNATERRGMMFVQIFGGFIFIAGSFLVLSHSIHYVGFIVAMAVITIGEATAFPMIPALVNELSPYEKKGYFQGVAGSASGLGRAFGPLMGGIVIQSAGYRPLFLLGVYVVAFVLVATLIIWAIYYKRTVKY; encoded by the coding sequence ATGCAACAAACACTAACAAAAAACGAAACACCACTTCGCTGGTTATTAATTGCTGGCTTTGTGAATAGTTTTGCGCTCAGCTTTGTCTGGCCGCTTACAACAATTTACCTGCATGATGATTTGCATAAATCGCTAATTATGATTGGGAATATTTTATTAGTGAATTCATTTGCAGCTGTCTTTGGAAATCTTTTGGGTGGGAGACTTTTCGATAAATTTTCACCATATCATTTATTTATTGCTAGTATTATTGGAATGATGTTAACACAATTAACGCTGGTGTTTTTTCATGGTTGGCCGGCTTATCCTATTTTATTAATCGCGCAAGGGTTTTTCAGTGGCTTAATTTCGACGATGATTAATTCGTATGGTACGAATGTGAAGCAACGGGACGGACGATATGTTTTTAATATGCTGTACTTCACCAGTAATTTTGGAATGGTTTTTGGCACATTAGTGGTGGGGTACTTATTTAAAATTAACGTGGCGCTCTTGTTCTTACTAGCATTTGTCGTCTATGTTGGCTTGCTATTCTTAGCAACCAAGCAATTCAATATAAAAATTGAGCGTACAACCACAGTCCGAAATAAGAAAGATGTCAAAGTACCACGAGTAAATGCAATTATCATTTATACGTTCTTAGCGAGTTTAGTCGTTATTTGGATAATGTATGCACAGTGGCTGGGAAATCTGTCGGTGTACATGACATCACTTGGGTTTAGCATGAGTCAATATAGTGTCTTGTGGTCAATCAACGGGGTCTTGATTGCGGCCGTGCAATTAATTTTGAACTTCACTAATGCAACTGAACGGCGAGGCATGATGTTTGTCCAAATCTTTGGTGGCTTTATCTTCATTGCGGGATCATTCTTGGTTTTAAGTCATAGTATCCACTATGTCGGGTTTATTGTTGCCATGGCAGTGATTACAATTGGGGAAGCCACGGCCTTTCCAATGATTCCAGCCTTAGTCAATGAACTATCGCCATATGAGAAAAAAGGCTATTTCCAAGGCGTAGCCGGTTCTGCGAGTGGTTTAGGGCGGGCTTTTGGCCCACTCATGGGTGGAATTGTCATTCAATCAGCGGGTTATCGGCCCTTGTTCTTACTGGGAGTATATGTCGTAGCGTTTGTTTTAGTAGCCACGCTGATAATTTGGGCAATTTACTACAAACGAACGGTTAAATATTAA